In Halichondria panicea chromosome 17, odHalPani1.1, whole genome shotgun sequence, a single window of DNA contains:
- the LOC135351175 gene encoding retinoid-inducible serine carboxypeptidase-like isoform X2, with the protein MFWWLYGCKNREQVPLVLWLQGGPGSSSTGFGNFMEIGPLDINLKPRNTTWTQATNILFIDNPVGTGYSYVDDDSAYTTDVAEIAKDLLSLFSAFLKTHSVFQKMPFYIFCESYGGKMTTAFAEVLQEAINAGNVSVVFKGVGLGDSWISAIDYVNMWGPYLFATSLVNEVELARIQNYSKQTEAAFNNGDYARSTELWSQTEDVIEALTDDVDFYNTLRHNDDEVTSLQSGRGLPRILQRYNAQSLSQLMNGPIKQKLHIPDKVVWGSQVFEKQKVDFMKDVIGTVDQLLSMQGKCDCVQWPAGPHLLYSRHCGLDGQTQVGWTAHAVLRLLRKFPSTLTLTTLRNTLVAFIRRTKTSPSIGYSMLDTWYQLTTETLPSPCCGGSSLADHKQCIDCI; encoded by the exons GGTGGACCAGGAAGCTCATCGACTGGTTTCGGGAACTTCATGGAGATTGGACCGCTGGATATAAACCTCAAGCCTAGAAACACCACTTGGACTCAGGCGACTAATATTCTGTTTATCGATAACCCTGTTGGCACCGGATATAGCTACGTCGATGATGACTCAGCATATACCACCGACGTTGCAGAGATTGCTAAGGATCTCCTCTCACTCTTCAGTGCCTTTCTTAAAACACACTCTGTTTTTCAG AAAATGCCATTCTATATATTCTGTGAGTCGTACGGTGGAAAGATGACAACTGCTTTTGCTGAAGTGCTTCAAGAG GCCATCAATGCAGGGAATGTCTCAGTAGTCTTCAAAGGTGTGGGTCTTGGGGACAGCTGGATCTCTGCTATTG ATTACGTCAACATGTGGGGCCCGTATCTTTTTGCAACG tcgctGGTGAATGAGGTGGAGCTGGCTCGTATTCAAAACTACTCTAAACAGACCGAGGCTGCGTTCAACAATGGAGACTATGCCAGGTCCACTGAGCTCTGGTCTCAGACTGAGGATGTCATTGAAGCA TTGACTGATGATGTGGACTTTTATAACACCCTGCGTCATAACGATGACGAAGTGACGTCCCTtcaaagtgggcgtggcctcccTCGGATCCTGCAACGGTACAATGCCCAATCACTCAGTCAACTCATGAACGGACCAATCAAACAGAAGCTCCACATTCCGGACAAAGTGGTTTGGGGAT CGCAAGTGTTTGAGAAACAAAAAGTGGACTTCATGAAGGATGTCATCGGCACAG TGGACCAGCTACTCTCTATGCAGGGTAAATGTGACTGTGTACAATGGCCAGCTGGACCTCATCTGCTGTACTCAAG GCACTGTGGCTTGGATGGACAAACTCAAGTGGGATGGACTGCCCATGCAGTTTTAAGGCTGCTAAGAAAATTCCCGTCTACCCTGACACTGACCACACTAAGAAACACACTGGTGGCTTTTATCAGGCGTACAAAAACCTCGCCTTCTATTGGATACTCAATGCTGGACAcatg GTACCAGCTGACAACGGAGACACTGCCCTCACCATGCTGCGGAGGGTCATCACTGGCTGACCACAAACAATGTATAGATTGCATATAA
- the LOC135351175 gene encoding retinoid-inducible serine carboxypeptidase-like isoform X3, translated as MFWWLYGCKNREQVPLVLWLQGGPGSSSTGFGNFMEIGPLDINLKPRNTTWTQATNILFIDNPVGTGYSYVDDDSAYTTDVAEIAKDLLSLFSAFLKTHSVFQKMPFYIFCESYGGKMTTAFAEVLQEAINAGNVSVVFKGVGLGDSWISAIDYVNMWGPYLFATSLVNEVELARIQNYSKQTEAAFNNGDYARSTELWSQTEDVIEALTDDVDFYNTLRHNDDEVTSLQSGRGLPRILQRYNAQSLSQLMNGPIKQKLHIPDKVVWGSQVFEKQKVDFMKDVIGTG; from the exons GGTGGACCAGGAAGCTCATCGACTGGTTTCGGGAACTTCATGGAGATTGGACCGCTGGATATAAACCTCAAGCCTAGAAACACCACTTGGACTCAGGCGACTAATATTCTGTTTATCGATAACCCTGTTGGCACCGGATATAGCTACGTCGATGATGACTCAGCATATACCACCGACGTTGCAGAGATTGCTAAGGATCTCCTCTCACTCTTCAGTGCCTTTCTTAAAACACACTCTGTTTTTCAG AAAATGCCATTCTATATATTCTGTGAGTCGTACGGTGGAAAGATGACAACTGCTTTTGCTGAAGTGCTTCAAGAG GCCATCAATGCAGGGAATGTCTCAGTAGTCTTCAAAGGTGTGGGTCTTGGGGACAGCTGGATCTCTGCTATTG ATTACGTCAACATGTGGGGCCCGTATCTTTTTGCAACG tcgctGGTGAATGAGGTGGAGCTGGCTCGTATTCAAAACTACTCTAAACAGACCGAGGCTGCGTTCAACAATGGAGACTATGCCAGGTCCACTGAGCTCTGGTCTCAGACTGAGGATGTCATTGAAGCA TTGACTGATGATGTGGACTTTTATAACACCCTGCGTCATAACGATGACGAAGTGACGTCCCTtcaaagtgggcgtggcctcccTCGGATCCTGCAACGGTACAATGCCCAATCACTCAGTCAACTCATGAACGGACCAATCAAACAGAAGCTCCACATTCCGGACAAAGTGGTTTGGGGAT CGCAAGTGTTTGAGAAACAAAAAGTGGACTTCATGAAGGATGTCATCGGCACAG GGTAA